One Peromyscus leucopus breed LL Stock chromosome 4, UCI_PerLeu_2.1, whole genome shotgun sequence genomic region harbors:
- the Zswim3 gene encoding zinc finger SWIM domain-containing protein 3: MELGSCFKTYEDFKECFSAYKKETRCSFIVRDCISVRFHNLNHGTSFREDILYVQVKFVCIRTQSNRKRTRKVDRCPAYLLLQYNESLDRLFISELNTQHIHVDSNTAGGAPTSKLQKAVCLHKLQPLPLSIKKDLDAAETLPVEPPSLCLDQTHLPAIPKQEAISPSDLAKIAKVMKNFLTVDEGSMASFSVGTSQDLDRLSFQSSKMSDLFTRFPENLLLHRVENSQGHILYAFLVENKERESRVVHFAVLKAETDPSVAKMLNIFTEFNSDWPKVKVVFVDPSFPYRAILQEIFPAARILLSIYHTTRLLEKKLHQSSANASFKRLMKEALREAVFVSSDASLKKLCQMSQALLDEELFMFLQAHWFSCELLWYMHVRKGLHACNTYMDSLDIVTSKVSSLFREQRSLLDCILHFVDYIDFFNTKGLKSLPTNSPKLKRTQLPSTPPRPKKPFRICAGNVPRLPVEEAKPDSQQSQPLQPQEQPCKGGMLDILHQSGSELAYKLCHNEWEVVQNSTHLVDVAGSSVAVKLLEDSHQVSKDGCSCSCSFQQCYHLPCRHILALLHTSQQPVGEAMVGCRWQKKYQHLLGPNGELQDRGIIPNTDQPEAQGQNHRIQDLSRELANLLMQTEGPELEERCSTLRKIVDIWADPCQLPESSQQPVDFKDVGCLPFLWGKLEEGDSLPLAEAMVQD; this comes from the coding sequence ATATGTGCAGGTGAAATTTGTCTGTATTCGGACGCAGTCAAACAGGAAGAGAACACGGAAGGTGGACAGGTGCCCAGCATACTTGCTCCTGCAGTACAACGAGAGCCTAGATAGACTGTTTATCAGCGAACTGAATACCCAGCATATACATGTTGACTCTAACACTGCTGGGGGAGCCCCTACTAGCAAACTGCAGAAGGCAGTGTGTCTGCATAAACTCCAGCCGTTGCCGCTCAGCATCAAGAAAGACCTTGATGCAGCAGAGACGCTCCCAGTAGAACCGCCATCTCTCTGCCTAGATCAGACGCACCTGCCCGCAATCCCAAAGCAGGAGGCCATCAGTCCCTCTGATCTGGCCAAGATAGCAAAAGTGATGAAAAACTTCCTTACAGTGGATGAGGGGTCAATGGCTTCCTTCAGCGTGGGTACCAGTCAAGATCTGGACCGGCTCAGCTTCCAGAGCAGCAAGATGAGTGACTTGTTCACCCGATTCCCAGAGAATCTCTTGCTGCACCGGGTGGAGAATAGCCAGGGCCATATTCTGTATGCTTTCTTGGTGGAAAACAAGGAGCGAGAGAGTCGAGTGGTACATTTTGCTGTGCTCAAGGCTGAGACAGACCCCTCTGTGGCCAAGATGCTTAATATCTTTACAGAATTCAACTCTGACTGGCCCAAGGTCAAGGTGGTCTTTGTGGACCCTTCATTCCCTTACCGAGCTATTCTTCAGGAGATCTTCCCCGCTGCCCGCATTCTCCTTTCTATCTATCACACAACTCGGCTCCTCGAGAAGAAGTTACATCAAAGCTCTGCAAATGCATCCTTTAAAAGGCTCATGAAGGAAGCCCTGCGGGAGGCCGTCTTTGTCTCTTCTGATGCAAGCCTGAAAAAACTCTGTCAGATGTCGCAAGCCCTGCTGGATGAGGAACTCTTCATGTTCCTCCAGGCCCATTGGTTCTCCTGTGAACTCCTCTGGTACATGCATGTGAGGAAGGGCCTGCATGCATGTAACACCTACATGGACAGCTTGGACATAGTCACCAGCAAGGTGTCAAGCCTCTTTCGGGAGCAGCGGTCCCTCCTGGACTGCATCCTTCACTTTGTGGATTACATAGACTTCTTTAATACCAAAGGTCTGAAGAGCTTGCCCACCAACTCTCCCAAGTTAAAAAGAACTCAGCTCCCAAGCACGCCCCCGAGGCCCAAGAAGCCTTTTAGAATTTGTGCAGGGAATGTCCCCAGGCTCCCTGTGGAAGAGGCCAAGCCAGATTCACAGCAGTCTCAACCACTACAGCCCCAGGAACAACCCTGCAAAGGTGGCATGCTGGACATTTTGCACCAAAGTGGCTCTGAACTAGCCTACAAGCTGTGCCACAATGAGTGGGAGGTGGTCCAGAACTCCACCCACCTGGTGGACGTGGCCGGCTCCTCCGTGGCGGTTAAGCTGCTGGAAGACTCGCACCAGGTGAGCAAGGAcggctgcagctgcagctgttCCTTCCAGCAGTGCTACCACCTGCCCTGCAGGCACATTCTGGCCTTGTTACATACCAGCCAGCAGCCGGTAGGGGAAGCCATGGTGGGCTGCCGGTGGCAGAAGAAGTACCAGCACCTCCTGGGGCCCAATGGGGAGCTTCAGGACCGCGGCATAATCCCGAACACAGACCAGCCGGAAGCGCAAGGTCAGAACCACAGGATTCAGGACCTAAGCCGGGAGCTGGCAAACCTGCTGATGCAGACTGAGGGCCCAGAGCTGGAGGAGCGCTGTTCCACCCTGCGCAAGATTGTGGACATCTGGGCTGACCCCTGCCAGCTACCCGAGTCCAGTCAGCAGCCGGTGGACTTCAAAGATGTGGGGTGCCTCCCTTTCCTCTGGGGAAAGCTGGAGGAAGGGGACAGCCTTCCTCTTGCTGAAGCCATGGTTCAGGACTGA
- the Zswim1 gene encoding zinc finger SWIM domain-containing protein 1 translates to MALTMLNGLLIEDSSPSTVLHEVGKNPQLDAFNYQSCFMQDLFAHFPEVLFIHRTYNPRGKVLYTFLVDGPRVQLEGPLARAVYFAIPTNEDARGLAQMLQVFKKFNPAWERVCTILVDPHFLLLPTLTMEFPAAEVLLSAFHICKFLQGKFYQLSLEQPVQSVLLSSLQSTMCSATAGNLRKLYTLLSNCIPSSRLPELHSHWLLNDRIWLAHRWRSRAQSNRYFQSLEVTAHILSQFFGTTPFEKQGMASVFRYMQQNPSDKASFSLAVTPENAHTPPGASLENPSTEQLVEARIQHSLNAICTGPAAQLCLGELAVVQKSMHLIGSGSEKVNIQILEDTHNVQPQSPASCSCYFNQAFHLPCRHILAMLSARHQVLQPDMLQAQWASGCATSLDSILGSKWSAALDKHLAVTLLTEEVGQLLQHCSKEEFERRYSTLRELADSWIGPYEQVQL, encoded by the coding sequence ATGGCCCTCACCATGCTGAATGGACTTCTTATTGAGGACTCAAGCCCTTCTACGGTTCTGCACGAGGTTGGCAAGAACCCTCAGCTAGATGCCTTCAACTACCAAAGCTGTTTCATGCAAGATCTCTTTGCTCATTTCCCCGAGGTCTTATTTATCCACCGGACCTATAACCCAAGAGGCAAGGTGTTATACACCTTCCTGGTAGACGGACCCCGGGTACAGCTTGAGGGTCCTCTTGCCCGAGCAGTGTATTTTGCTATCCCTACCAATGAAGATGCCAGAGGCCTGGCCCAGATGCTCCAGGTGTTCAAAAAGTTTAACCCAGCATGGGAAAGAGTCTGTACCATCCTGGTGGATCCCCACTTCCTCCTGCTGCCCACCCTGACCATGGAGTTCCCCGCGGCTGAGGTCTtgctctcagccttccacatCTGTAAGTTCCTCCAGGGTAAATTCTATCAGCTGTCCCTAGAGCAGCCTGTACAAAgtgtcctcctgtcctccctgCAGAGCACCATGTGCTCGGCCACAGCTGGCAACCTGCGGAAGCTGTACACACTCCTGAGCAACTGCATCCCCTCCAGCAGACTGCCTGAGCTCCACTCACACTGGTTGCTCAATGACCGCATCTGGCTGGCCCACCGCTGGAGAAGCCGAGCCCAGAGCAACCGATACTTCCAGAGCCTGGAGGTCACAGCCCACATCCTCAGTCAGTTTTTTGGCACCACGCCATTTGAGAAACAAGGCATGGCATCCGTGTTCCGATACATGCAGCAGAACCCTTCTGACAAAGCAAGCTTCAGCCTGGCTGTGACTCCCGAGAACGCTCACACCCCTCCAGGTGCCAGCCTTGAAAACCCCAGCACAGAGCAGTTGGTGGAAGCCCGTATCCAGCACTCCCTCAATGCCATCTGCACGGGGCCGGCTGCCCAACTCTGCCTAGGTGAGCTTGCTGTGGTCCAGAAATCCATGCACCTCATTGGCTCCGGCTCAGAAAAAGTGAACATACAGATTCTGGAGGATACGCACAATGTCCAGCCCCAGTCCCCGGCCAGCTGCAGCTGCTACTTTAACCAAGCCTTCCACCTGCCCTGCCGCCACATCCTGGCCATGCTCAGCGCCCGCCACCAGGTCCTCCAGCCTGACATGCTTCAGGCTCAGTGGGCCTCGGGCTGCGCCACCAGTCTCGACAGCATCCTGGGGAGCAAGTGGAGTGCCGCCCTGGATAAGCACCTGGCCGTGACCCTCCTCACTGAGGAGGTAGGTCAGCTCCTGCAGCACTGTAGCAAGGAGGAGTTCGAGCGCCGCTATAGCACCCTTAGGGAGCTGGCCGACAGCTGGATCGGCCCTTACGAGCAGGTACAGCTCTGA
- the Spata25 gene encoding spermatogenesis-associated protein 25 has translation MSYFMSPQTHLGLLPSGQGGAAASGPSLGLYSAAEPVVAASGGLGPLGQKAEQVVPAAAQAWGPTLAVPEARGCSGGASWETPRRKEYNRYCPKLPPMRQLETLGWPDPCSRSRAPYLGGPNRPRPLLLCGLSPGVLTMSSEAGGKEAGSQPDICILTLAMMIAGIPTVPVPGLREEDLIRAAQAFMMAHPEPEGAVEGMQWEQAHAHMASGQMPLVRSRRGSCL, from the exons ATGTCCTACTTCATGTCTCCACAAACTCATCTGGGGCTTCTGCCTTCTGGCCAAG GTGGGGCCGCTGCTTCGGGTCCGTCCCTTGGCCTCTATAGTGCTGCAGAGCCAGTGGTGGCGGCGTCTGGTGGATTAGGTCCACTCGGCCAGAAAGCCGAGCAGGTGGTACCTGCTGCTGCCCAGGCCTGGGGCCCTACCTTGGCAGTGCCCGAAGCCAGGGGCTGCTCTGGGGGTGCTAGCTGGGAGACACCGCGGAGGAAGGAATACAACCGATACTGCCCCAAATTGCCCCCCATGAGGCAGCTGGAGACCTTGGGCTGGCCAGACCCCTGCTCCCGAAGCAGAGCTCCCTACCTGGGTGGCCCTAACAGGCCCAGGCCCCTGCTGCTGTGTGGGCTGTCACCAGGGGTTCTGACGATGTCCTCCGAGGCAGGTGGGAAGGAGGCTGGCTCCCAACCTGACATCTGCATCCTTACCTTAGCCATGATGATCGCTGGCATCCCCACAGTACCTGTTCCAGGCCTGCGGGAAGAGGACCTGATCCGGGCAGCTCAAGCTTTCATGATGGCCCATCCAGAGCCAGAGGGAGCTGTGGAGGGGATGCAGTGGGAGCAGGCACATGCCCACATGGCCTCTGGACAGATGCCTCTAGTGAGATCCAGGAGGGGCTCCTGCTTGTAG
- the Neurl2 gene encoding neuralized-like protein 2, giving the protein MAAASELVGLGGPRDPVRPDPPPTRFHHVHGANIRVDPSGTRATRVESFAHGVCFSREPLVPGQVFLVEIEEKELGWCGHLRLGLTALDPATLAAVPEFSLPDLVSLGHSWVFAITRHHNRVPREGQADAESAAPSRPQALLVEPYLRIEQFRIPRDRLVGRSRPGLYSHLLDQLYEQNVLPPTARRSRLGVLFCPREDGTADMHIVINGEDMGPSARGLPAARPLYAVVDVFASTKSVRLVQLEYGLPSLQTLCRLVIQKSVVHRVAIDGLQLPKGLKDFCKYE; this is encoded by the exons ATGGCTGCTGCCTCCGAACTCGTAGGGTTGGGTGGCCCACGGGACCCTGTGCGCCCGGACCCCCCTCCCACCCGCTTCCATCATGTGCATGGAGCCAACATCCGCGTGGACCCGTCGGGGACGCGAGCCACACGCGTGGAGAGCTTCGCCCACGGTGTGTGCTTCAGTCGCGAGCCCCTGGTCCCGGGCCAGGTATTCCTAGTGGAGATAGAGGAAAAAGAACTGGGCTGGTGCGGGCATCTGCGTCTTGGCCTGACCGCTCTGGATCCGGCCACTCTGGCCGCTGTGCCCGAGTTTTCACTGCCTGACCTGGTCAGCCTTGGCCACAGCTGGGTCTTCGCCATCACACGCCACCACAACCGCGTGCCCCGGGAGGgtcaagcagatgcagagtcggCGGCCCCCAGCCGCCCCCAAGCCCTCTTGGTTGAACCCTACCTGCGCATCGAGCAGTTCCGAATACCCCGGGACCGCCTGGTGGGCCGCAGCAGGCCAGGGCTCTATAGCCACCTCTTGGACCAGCTCTATGAACAAAACGTGCTGCCTCCTACAGCGCGTCGTAGCCGCCTGGGTGTTCTCTTCTGCCCGCGTGAGGATGGGACCGCCGACATGCACATCGTCATCAACGGGGAAGACATGGGCCCCAGTGCCCGGGGGCTGCCCGCTGCACGGCCCCTCTACGCTGTGGTAGATGTGTTTGCCTCCACCAAGAGTGTGCGCCTGGTCCAACTGGAGTATGGCT TGCCGTCCCTGCAAACCCTGTGCCGTCTAGTGATCCAGAAGAGTGTGGTGCACAGGGTGGCTATTGATGGGCTCCAGCTGCCCAAAGGACTGAAGGATTTCTGCAAGTATGAATGA